Part of the Clostridium sporogenes genome, AACAAAAAATTTATAAAGCTGCCATACATTTATTTGAAGCTCATGGAATTGATAATATAAGTATAAATGATATAGTTAAAGAAGTTGGAATTGCAAAGGGTTCTTTTTATGTTCATTACGAATCAAAATTTGAACTAATTAAAGAATATGTTAATTCTTTAGACTTAAACTATGAAGAATATTTTAAAAGTATACCTGAAAATACTTCAGCTTCTTCTATGCTTCTTTTAGTTACTGAAAAAACAGCTGAAGTTCTTATAAATGATATAGGATACGATATACTAAAAAATATTTATAAAAGTATGTTATCTCAAGAAATTGATTCAAATATTATATTAAATTACAATAGAAGCCTTCCACAAATTTATACTAAAATCATTTTAAAAGGAATTGAGCAAAAAGAATTTAAAGCTTCACTTAATGTTGAGTATATTACAAGACAATTAATGATTAGCATTCGAGGAATAATATTTGAATGGCTCCTTTCTTATAATAAATTTGATTTGAAGAATGAAATTATTAATTATTTTAAATTTATAATAGATGGACTTAAAAATAAAACTGATAAGTTCTAGATTTGATATATTATTAGTTAACCACAATGAACATTATGAAATAGAAGAAAGTATAAATATAAAATCTGCAAATCTTATAACATTGATATATAAATCTTTATAACATCTAATATAGGATTTTATTTTTTATAAATAAAAAATAGTAGCCCTACTGTAAGTAAAAAGCTACTAATTTTTATTATAAAAAATTACATATATCCATTTTTCTTATCTCTTGCTTCATCTTTAATTTCTTCTCTCATACCATCAAGTGCTTCTCTTCTTCTTTGATTTTTTTCTATTAGAGTTTTTTTCGTTTTTTCATCATCTGTTTTTGCAATCATTTCATCTGCAAGCTCACAATTTTGAATAGTCTTAGTAATATTATATTGAATTTTATCTACATTATCTCTTCTATCATCTGGTTTATTTTTCATCATATCTATCTCCTTTATTTTATTGTACTTATTTTTTATTATGGCTAGAAATATATTTTGTTATGCAATAAGATTGATAACTTTAATCTAATCTATTTACTAATAAACTTTCTTTTTTTATCTACAATTCTAACCTTTTTTGGCTGAACAGCATGTCTATTTTTTAGATTTTGTTATGATATTTACATATTATATATCTGCTGAGCCCTCTATAAAACATAAAGTTCTAATAATAACTATTATAAAAATAAAACTATTAAATTTTCTTTATAAATACTAATCTTTTCATTTATTGTAATTACTCGCCTGTAAATATTCCTCTAAAGTAATACCCTTATTCATAATTTCTGTAGCCGCCTCTATCCCTACATACCTTATATGCCAAGGCTCAAAATTATAACCAGTAATATTTTCTTTTTCCTTTGGATATCTAATTATAAATCCATACTTATAACAATTTTCTTTAAGCCATTTATATGCTCTAGTATTAACAAAATTTTCATCTAAGTTAGTATACTCAGTTGAAACTATGTCCATAGCTAAACCTGTTTGATGCTCACTTGTTCCTGGGTGTGCAACATACTTATCCGCATGATGTTGTCCATTTCTATAAACCGAATTATTATAAACATTTACCTGATAATGATAATTTCTATATCCTGATACTCCTAATAATATTATGTTCTCCTTCTTAGCTTCCTGGAAAAGATTTTCTAAAGCTTCACTAGCCACTCTCCTTAGTCTTCTTACTTCAAAATTCCTATTTCCTAAAAATCTTATATTAGGTACAGTAAGATCATTAGGTAGATAACTTTCATCTAGCTTATTATCTCTATTTACTAATAATAAGCTTTGTTTTAAAGCTTGCTGTTTATTGTCTTTACTATTAGTTTCCTTTTTTTTAATAGTTTGTTGTTTATTATTTTCACTAATAGCTTGTACTCTTTTAGATTCTATGCTTCTGTTATATTTATTTGATAATATCTGTATAGTACATAAAATTATAACTATAGTTATTATAAAATTAACTCTTCTTAATATTCGTTTTTTCTGTCTCCTATTTCTCATGTATATCCCCCTATGATCTAATTAATTTTATTATAGAAAAGTTTTTAAAATTTTTATTACTTGTTTCATAGTTGTTAAACTTTCTAATATAGCAATAAAGATTGCATTATTAGTAAACTTAAACTAATTAGCAACCTTTAAAAATTTAATCTTCAAATTTATAGCAAACCTTATATACAATTTTTCAAAATAAATATCTTTGATGTAAATTTAGCAAGTAACTACATTAAGATCTGATATTACTAGATTTTATTCTCATTTAATTTTAAAATTACTTCTTAAACAAAAATAAAACAAAGAAAAAGATAAAGTTCTTATAAAATTATAACACAAAACCATAAAAATATTTCTAAATAAACAAATAAATGGATATTAACAATTTATGAATACAAATTGTTTTTCTTAAAATAATCATCTGTAATCATATGAATATGATATAATTACCATTAGTTAAATTAACATAATAAAAAGGTAAAAAACAATATAATTTAAAAGTGACCTAAAGGAGGACTAACTGTGAATTTTAAGGAGATAACAATATCAGATATAAAAGAACTTGCAGATATGTATGTTAATACATTTAATTCTTCACCTTGGAATGATGAATGGACAATTGAAACTGCCTCAAAACGCTTATATCAAATGATAAACTGTGAATCTTCCTATGGACTTGTAGCATATGAAGATAAATCAATTTGTGGAATGATTTTAGGCAGTGAAGAACAGTATTATAATGGTATAATGTTCAATATTAAGGAATTTTGTGTAAGAAATGATGTGCGCAGTAAAGGTTTTGGTACAAAAATTTTTCAAGAATTTGAAAATCGTTTGAAAAATAAGGGAGTAACTGAAATTATCTTACTTACATCAAGGGACGACCGTACGGAAGGATTTTATAAGAAAAAAGGTTTGCAATCATATAATGAAATGGTTTTGATGGGTAAACAGATCTGATTACATAGCTTAAATTATATATTAATCAAAATATAAGAATCATCATAAATTGAAATGTCACTATTTCTCTTTAGTGATTCTTATTGTTTTGTTTTTGTTGAAATATATAAAATTCCTGTTGAATTTAAGCCAGCATAGAAAACTTCCTCTACATTATAAATATTATTATTCTTCAATTGTCCCCTAACCCATTGTTCATCATAATTAGTAAGTTCCAAATTATCATACATTATTTTTCCATCAATAATTATGTCTCTCATTAATCCATTAGTATTTGTTGAAATATTTAAATCACCAGTTGTTATTGGTTGTTTATTTGCTTTTGGTAATACACTTAATTCTCCATCGGTCTCTATGACTGCAAAGGCTACATCATCAACAT contains:
- a CDS encoding TetR/AcrR family transcriptional regulator translates to MKSTEKNLKITKGMKTKQKIYKAAIHLFEAHGIDNISINDIVKEVGIAKGSFYVHYESKFELIKEYVNSLDLNYEEYFKSIPENTSASSMLLLVTEKTAEVLINDIGYDILKNIYKSMLSQEIDSNIILNYNRSLPQIYTKIILKGIEQKEFKASLNVEYITRQLMISIRGIIFEWLLSYNKFDLKNEIINYFKFIIDGLKNKTDKF
- the tlp gene encoding small acid-soluble spore protein Tlp; the encoded protein is MKNKPDDRRDNVDKIQYNITKTIQNCELADEMIAKTDDEKTKKTLIEKNQRRREALDGMREEIKDEARDKKNGYM
- a CDS encoding M15 family metallopeptidase yields the protein MRNRRQKKRILRRVNFIITIVIILCTIQILSNKYNRSIESKRVQAISENNKQQTIKKKETNSKDNKQQALKQSLLLVNRDNKLDESYLPNDLTVPNIRFLGNRNFEVRRLRRVASEALENLFQEAKKENIILLGVSGYRNYHYQVNVYNNSVYRNGQHHADKYVAHPGTSEHQTGLAMDIVSTEYTNLDENFVNTRAYKWLKENCYKYGFIIRYPKEKENITGYNFEPWHIRYVGIEAATEIMNKGITLEEYLQASNYNK
- a CDS encoding GNAT family N-acetyltransferase, whose product is MNFKEITISDIKELADMYVNTFNSSPWNDEWTIETASKRLYQMINCESSYGLVAYEDKSICGMILGSEEQYYNGIMFNIKEFCVRNDVRSKGFGTKIFQEFENRLKNKGVTEIILLTSRDDRTEGFYKKKGLQSYNEMVLMGKQI